One Streptomyces hundungensis DNA segment encodes these proteins:
- a CDS encoding Dps family protein encodes MSVVKSSLSDAELKVVGPALQGALVDLVDLSLVAKQVHWNVVGPRFRSVHLQLDDVVATARQHSDTVAERASALGVNPDGRAATVAGSSAIGTVPEGWIKDSEAVEVMVVALGRIVERMRERIASTDEPDPVTQDLLIAVTGDLEKHAWMFRAESS; translated from the coding sequence GTGTCTGTCGTGAAGAGTTCGCTGTCGGATGCGGAACTGAAGGTTGTCGGCCCGGCCCTCCAGGGCGCCCTCGTCGATCTGGTCGACCTGTCGCTCGTGGCGAAGCAGGTGCACTGGAACGTGGTCGGCCCGCGCTTTCGCTCCGTACACCTTCAGCTCGACGATGTGGTGGCCACGGCGCGCCAGCACTCGGACACAGTGGCCGAGCGTGCCTCCGCGCTCGGCGTGAACCCCGACGGGCGCGCCGCGACCGTCGCCGGGAGCAGCGCGATCGGCACGGTGCCCGAGGGCTGGATCAAGGACTCCGAAGCGGTCGAGGTCATGGTCGTGGCGCTCGGCAGGATCGTGGAGCGGATGCGCGAACGCATCGCCTCCACCGACGAGCCCGACCCGGTGACCCAGGACCTGCTCATCGCCGTGACGGGCGATCTGGAGAAGCACGCCTGGATGTTCCGGGCGGAGAGCAGCTGA
- a CDS encoding FAD binding domain-containing protein, whose product MKPVSYLRAHSVEEAAAAHGGRDEARYLGGGTNLVDLMKLGVERPEVLVDITRLPLDQVEERPDGTLRIGATVRNSDLAAHPLIRERHPLLSQAVLSGASGQLRNMATTGGNLLQRTRCPYFQDLAQPCNKRVPGSGCAAIDGLNHDHAVLGHSPHCVATHPSDLCVALAASDAVVELAGPGGGRTVPVTEFHRLPGDHPEQDTVIRPGELITGVLVPPLPDGAVSRYRKVRERASYAFALASVAAVLHMEDGEIRHAGIAFGGLAHRPWRARRTEAALLGTRPSPEAFADAVRAELDEAVPLRDNAYKVTLARDLATHVLGSLTTSA is encoded by the coding sequence GTGAAGCCCGTGTCCTACCTCCGCGCGCACAGCGTGGAAGAGGCCGCGGCAGCCCACGGCGGCCGCGACGAAGCCCGCTATCTCGGCGGCGGCACCAACCTGGTCGACCTGATGAAGCTAGGCGTGGAACGCCCCGAGGTCCTCGTCGACATCACCCGCCTCCCCCTGGACCAGGTGGAGGAACGCCCCGACGGCACGCTGCGCATCGGGGCGACCGTACGCAACAGCGACCTCGCCGCCCACCCCCTGATCCGCGAGCGCCACCCCCTGCTCTCGCAGGCCGTCCTCAGCGGCGCCTCCGGCCAGCTGCGCAACATGGCCACCACCGGCGGAAACCTCCTCCAGCGCACCCGCTGCCCCTACTTCCAGGACCTGGCGCAACCCTGCAACAAACGGGTGCCGGGAAGCGGTTGCGCGGCGATCGACGGCCTCAACCACGACCACGCCGTCCTCGGCCACTCGCCGCACTGCGTGGCCACCCACCCCTCGGACCTGTGCGTGGCGCTCGCGGCGAGCGACGCCGTCGTGGAACTGGCCGGACCCGGAGGCGGCAGGACCGTCCCCGTGACCGAGTTCCACCGGCTGCCCGGCGACCACCCCGAACAGGACACCGTGATCCGCCCCGGGGAACTGATCACCGGCGTCCTGGTGCCTCCGCTCCCCGACGGAGCCGTCTCCCGCTACCGCAAGGTGCGCGAACGGGCCTCGTACGCCTTCGCCCTCGCCTCCGTGGCCGCGGTGCTCCACATGGAGGACGGCGAGATCCGGCACGCCGGCATCGCCTTCGGCGGCCTCGCCCACCGGCCCTGGCGCGCCCGGCGCACCGAGGCCGCGCTCCTGGGCACCCGGCCGAGCCCCGAGGCCTTCGCGGACGCGGTGCGGGCCGAGCTCGACGAGGCCGTACCCCTGCGGGACAACGCCTACAAGGTGACGCTCGCCCGCGACCTGGCCACCCATGTGCTGGGCTCGCTGACCACTTCGGCCTGA
- a CDS encoding xanthine dehydrogenase family protein molybdopterin-binding subunit, translated as MASQANALGAPIERREGHAKVTGEALYATEYTPPGCVHAWPVTATVARGRVSSLDTAAALDLPGVLAVLTPDTAPRLAESDDPTLAVLQDFRVPHHGWPIALVVAETLEAARAAAQAVRVTYETEPHAAVLDDHLADAYRPEEANGGHPAERRQGDPEAAFAAAPVTVDVRYRVPPLHNHPMEPHGATARWHDGRLTAYDTSQGADTVRAVLAGLFKLDEDRVTVVSEHVGGGFGSKGTPRPHVVLAAMASLHTGRPVKLALARRLLPELVGHRAPTDHRLRLGAQPDGTLLSVIHEVTTHTSRVKEFVEQAAVPARVMYAGGSILTSHRVAALDVPTPSWMRAPGEAPGMYALESAVDELADALGMDPIELRIRNEPDQEPDSGRPFSSRHLVECLREGAERFGWAERDPRPGRRRSGHQLLGTGVAAATYPVLVSPSRATVTAHPDGLHVVRVNATDIGTGARTVLAQVAAQALGVGVEAVRTEIGTTGLPRAPLAGGSSGTASWGWAVHEACRSLSRQLQERTGPLPPEGLTASADTEGSADAESPYARHAFGAHFAEVAVDTDTGEVRVRRLLGVYAAGRILNARTARSQFIGGMVMGLGMALTERGSLDPASGAFLGNDLAGYHVPAHADVPAIEAHWIDEKDDHLNPMGSKGIGEIGIVGTAAAIGNAVHHATGVRHRELPLTPDRVHGGP; from the coding sequence ATGGCTTCGCAAGCGAACGCGCTCGGCGCACCCATTGAACGCCGCGAGGGCCACGCGAAAGTGACCGGCGAGGCGCTGTACGCCACCGAGTACACACCGCCGGGGTGCGTCCACGCCTGGCCGGTCACGGCCACCGTCGCGCGAGGCCGGGTCAGCTCGCTCGACACCGCGGCCGCGCTCGACCTGCCCGGTGTGCTCGCCGTCCTCACCCCCGACACCGCGCCCCGGCTCGCCGAATCCGACGACCCGACGCTCGCCGTCCTCCAGGACTTCCGGGTCCCGCACCACGGATGGCCCATCGCCCTGGTGGTCGCCGAGACCCTGGAGGCGGCGCGCGCCGCGGCGCAGGCCGTGCGCGTCACGTACGAGACCGAGCCGCACGCCGCCGTCCTCGACGACCATCTGGCGGACGCCTACCGCCCCGAGGAGGCCAACGGCGGCCACCCCGCGGAACGCCGACAGGGCGACCCGGAAGCCGCCTTCGCCGCCGCGCCCGTCACCGTCGACGTGCGCTACCGGGTGCCCCCTTTGCACAACCACCCGATGGAGCCGCACGGGGCGACCGCCCGCTGGCACGACGGCCGCCTCACGGCGTACGACACCAGCCAGGGCGCCGACACCGTACGCGCCGTCCTGGCCGGGCTGTTCAAGCTGGACGAGGACCGGGTCACGGTCGTCAGCGAGCACGTGGGCGGCGGCTTCGGCTCCAAGGGCACGCCCAGGCCGCACGTCGTGCTCGCCGCCATGGCCTCCCTGCACACCGGGCGGCCCGTCAAACTCGCCCTCGCCAGGCGGCTGTTGCCCGAGCTGGTCGGCCATCGCGCGCCCACCGACCACCGGTTGCGGCTCGGCGCCCAACCGGACGGCACCCTCCTCTCCGTGATCCACGAGGTCACCACCCATACCTCGCGGGTCAAGGAGTTCGTCGAGCAGGCGGCCGTGCCCGCCCGCGTCATGTACGCCGGCGGGAGCATCCTCACCTCGCACCGGGTCGCCGCCCTGGACGTCCCCACGCCCTCCTGGATGCGCGCGCCCGGAGAGGCACCGGGCATGTACGCGCTGGAGTCCGCGGTCGACGAACTCGCCGACGCCCTCGGCATGGACCCCATCGAGCTCAGGATCCGCAACGAACCGGATCAAGAGCCGGACAGCGGGCGGCCGTTCAGCAGCCGCCACCTCGTGGAGTGCCTGCGCGAGGGAGCCGAGCGGTTCGGCTGGGCGGAGCGCGACCCCCGGCCGGGAAGGCGCCGTTCGGGCCACCAGCTCCTGGGCACCGGGGTGGCCGCCGCCACCTATCCGGTCCTCGTCTCGCCCAGCCGCGCCACCGTCACCGCCCACCCCGACGGGCTCCATGTGGTGCGGGTGAACGCCACCGACATCGGAACCGGGGCCCGTACCGTCCTCGCTCAGGTCGCGGCGCAGGCGCTCGGCGTCGGCGTGGAGGCGGTCCGCACCGAGATCGGCACCACGGGCCTGCCCCGGGCACCGCTCGCCGGCGGCTCCTCCGGCACCGCCTCCTGGGGCTGGGCCGTACACGAGGCGTGCCGCTCGCTCTCACGCCAACTCCAGGAGCGCACCGGCCCGTTGCCGCCCGAGGGCCTCACGGCCTCCGCCGACACCGAGGGCTCGGCCGACGCGGAGTCCCCGTACGCCCGGCACGCCTTCGGCGCCCACTTCGCGGAGGTGGCGGTCGACACGGACACCGGTGAGGTACGGGTGCGGCGGCTGCTCGGCGTGTACGCGGCCGGGCGGATCCTCAACGCGCGGACCGCCAGGTCCCAGTTCATCGGCGGCATGGTGATGGGACTCGGCATGGCGCTCACCGAGCGCGGCAGCCTGGATCCGGCGTCCGGCGCGTTCCTCGGCAACGACCTCGCGGGCTACCACGTGCCCGCGCACGCCGACGTCCCCGCCATCGAGGCGCACTGGATCGACGAGAAGGACGACCACCTCAACCCGATGGGCAGCAAGGGCATCGGCGAGATCGGCATCGTCGGCACGGCCGCCGCCATCGGCAACGCGGTCCACCACGCCACGGGCGTGCGCCATCGGGAACTCCCGCTCACCCCCGACCGCGTACACGGCGGGCCCTGA
- a CDS encoding flavodoxin family protein, with product MDTTQTQANASTRVPLRAVALVCTLSPSPAPSSSQLLAEQTMAALADHGVSGKVIRVVDHDVKPGISTDLGDGDAWPEIRDHVLGADILVISTPIWLGHPSSVAQKVMERLNAELSEQDDQGRPLMYGKVAAVCVVGNEDGAHKVSADIFQGLNDIGFSLAPGAVTYWVGEAMQKTDYLDLDSTPKSTAETTVALAANVSHLARRLKDAPYPAP from the coding sequence ATGGATACGACTCAGACCCAGGCCAACGCCTCGACCCGCGTACCGCTGCGTGCCGTCGCGCTCGTGTGCACCCTCTCCCCGTCCCCCGCCCCATCCAGCTCCCAGCTCCTCGCCGAGCAGACGATGGCCGCGCTCGCCGATCACGGCGTGAGCGGCAAGGTGATCCGCGTGGTGGACCACGACGTCAAGCCGGGCATCTCGACGGACCTGGGGGACGGCGACGCCTGGCCGGAGATCCGCGACCACGTCCTGGGCGCGGACATCCTCGTCATCTCGACGCCGATCTGGCTCGGCCACCCCTCCAGCGTCGCCCAGAAGGTCATGGAGCGTCTGAACGCCGAGTTGTCCGAACAGGACGACCAGGGACGGCCGTTGATGTACGGCAAGGTCGCCGCGGTGTGCGTGGTGGGCAACGAGGACGGCGCGCACAAGGTGAGCGCCGACATCTTCCAGGGCCTCAACGACATCGGCTTCTCCCTCGCGCCGGGAGCCGTCACCTACTGGGTCGGCGAGGCCATGCAGAAGACCGACTACCTCGACCTGGACTCGACGCCCAAGTCCACGGCCGAGACCACCGTCGCCCTCGCCGCGAACGTCAGCCACTTGGCCCGGCGCCTCAAGGACGCCCCCTACCCGGCCCCCTGA
- a CDS encoding PP2C family protein-serine/threonine phosphatase: MSGHHAGQAGGGERLLEELLAQAHSASPMGLPVLVNRCAEALGLGEVVIYLTDLQQRRLVALTDGLPALDIDETVAGWCYRTVSLRVEDVDTGVLCLWLPVVDGAERLGVMGVRTCSTDTVRLRRCRMLTGIVAMAITSKRAYSDSFARRARVERMQLPAEMLRAFLPPRTIGNDHVVSTAVLEPAYEIGGDAFDHSLTQSTLHAAILDAMGHDLASGLTTSVALAGCRNARRAGLGLIDLVETIDQALAQWLPDKYCTGILTQLDLDSGTFRWCNCGHPPPVLIRDGGVVHGALERTAQPPMGLPARFSDEPRAVHEVVLEPGDRVLLYTDGVTEARTAGGKEFGMERFTDSIILATAAGELAAESLRRLIHAILDGEASDLRDDATMLLIEWWPPTTKPTPRRG; the protein is encoded by the coding sequence ATGAGCGGGCACCACGCCGGGCAGGCCGGTGGCGGGGAGCGTCTCCTGGAGGAGCTGCTCGCGCAGGCCCACAGCGCCTCGCCGATGGGACTACCGGTACTGGTCAACCGCTGCGCCGAGGCGCTGGGCCTGGGCGAGGTCGTCATCTATCTGACCGACCTCCAGCAGCGCCGACTGGTCGCCCTCACCGACGGGCTGCCGGCCCTGGACATCGACGAGACCGTCGCCGGCTGGTGCTACCGGACCGTTTCGCTGCGGGTGGAGGACGTGGACACCGGCGTCCTGTGTCTGTGGCTGCCCGTGGTCGACGGAGCCGAACGGCTCGGCGTGATGGGCGTACGGACCTGCTCCACGGACACCGTACGGCTGCGCCGCTGCCGGATGCTGACCGGGATCGTGGCGATGGCCATCACCTCCAAGCGCGCCTACAGCGACAGCTTCGCCCGCCGGGCCCGCGTCGAACGCATGCAGCTCCCCGCCGAGATGCTGCGGGCCTTCCTGCCGCCGCGCACCATCGGCAACGACCACGTCGTCTCCACCGCGGTCCTCGAACCCGCCTATGAGATCGGCGGCGACGCCTTCGACCACTCGCTCACCCAGTCCACCCTGCACGCGGCGATCCTCGACGCGATGGGCCACGACCTGGCCTCGGGCCTGACGACCTCGGTCGCCCTGGCCGGATGCCGTAACGCGCGGCGGGCCGGGCTCGGCCTGATCGACCTCGTCGAGACCATCGACCAGGCGCTCGCCCAGTGGTTGCCCGACAAGTACTGCACCGGCATCCTCACCCAACTCGACCTGGATTCGGGGACGTTCCGCTGGTGCAACTGCGGACATCCGCCGCCCGTGCTGATCCGGGACGGGGGAGTGGTGCACGGGGCCCTCGAACGGACCGCCCAGCCGCCGATGGGCCTGCCGGCCCGGTTCAGCGACGAGCCCAGAGCCGTCCACGAGGTGGTTCTGGAGCCCGGTGACCGCGTGCTGCTCTACACCGACGGCGTCACCGAGGCGCGCACCGCGGGCGGCAAGGAGTTCGGCATGGAGCGCTTCACGGACTCCATCATCCTGGCCACCGCCGCGGGCGAACTGGCCGCCGAGTCACTGCGCCGCCTCATCCACGCCATCCTCGACGGCGAGGCCAGCGACCTGCGGGACGACGCCACCATGCTCCTCATCGAATGGTGGCCCCCCACCACCAAGCCCACCCCGCGCAGGGGGTGA
- a CDS encoding PRC-barrel domain containing protein, with protein sequence MNEDLWGFKDTSGHLAGVDLRGWKVEAADGDIGKVDNHSDEVGSAHLVVDTGPWIFGKRVLLPAGTVTRLDQDDKRIHVALTREQVKDSPEFEPATHLDDPGYRDLVGRYYGAPLL encoded by the coding sequence ATGAACGAGGACCTGTGGGGTTTCAAGGACACCAGCGGCCATCTCGCCGGGGTGGATCTGCGCGGCTGGAAGGTCGAGGCGGCGGACGGCGACATCGGCAAGGTGGACAACCACTCCGATGAGGTCGGCTCCGCGCACCTGGTGGTCGACACCGGGCCGTGGATCTTCGGCAAGCGGGTCTTGCTGCCGGCCGGCACCGTCACCCGGCTCGACCAGGACGACAAGCGGATCCATGTCGCCCTCACCCGGGAACAGGTGAAGGATTCCCCGGAGTTCGAACCCGCGACCCATCTCGACGACCCCGGTTACCGCGATCTGGTGGGCCGTTACTACGGCGCTCCTCTTCTGTGA
- a CDS encoding CsbD family protein, producing MSAEENAGAKAEQAKGKAKELIGRITGNERLTAEGRIDQVKGETREEKQKANDAYHR from the coding sequence ATGTCCGCCGAAGAGAACGCCGGTGCCAAGGCCGAGCAGGCCAAGGGCAAGGCCAAGGAACTGATCGGCCGCATCACGGGAAACGAACGGCTCACCGCGGAGGGTCGTATCGACCAGGTCAAGGGCGAAACCCGCGAGGAGAAGCAGAAGGCGAACGACGCCTACCACCGCTGA
- a CDS encoding SsgA family sporulation/cell division regulator yields MSSLCETVFMNLEIDQSERVPVVTRLLYEADDPFAVRVCFELQEDVAVAWTIERDLLARGLWQEAGDGDVRVAPHTDAGRREVRIELAGCGLDGEWGRAVFCAWEPALRDFLERAYEIVPRGAETVDVDAFLAEVLAAG; encoded by the coding sequence GTGAGTTCCCTGTGCGAGACCGTGTTCATGAACCTGGAGATCGACCAATCGGAGCGTGTCCCCGTGGTGACGCGGCTCCTCTACGAGGCCGACGACCCCTTCGCGGTCCGCGTCTGCTTCGAGCTCCAGGAGGACGTGGCCGTCGCCTGGACGATCGAGCGGGACCTGCTGGCCCGGGGCCTGTGGCAGGAGGCCGGCGACGGAGACGTCCGGGTCGCTCCGCACACCGATGCGGGCCGGCGCGAGGTGCGTATCGAGCTCGCGGGATGCGGGCTCGACGGCGAATGGGGCCGCGCGGTGTTCTGCGCCTGGGAGCCCGCCCTGCGCGACTTCCTGGAGCGTGCGTACGAGATCGTGCCCCGGGGCGCGGAAACGGTCGACGTCGATGCCTTTCTCGCCGAAGTCCTGGCCGCCGGATGA
- a CDS encoding (2Fe-2S)-binding protein encodes MESSEGPRSGPGTAVRYAPWPRPKDSPSGATGSQVTLRVNGASHAVEVDHRTTLLDLLRERLALTGSKKGCDHGQCGACTVLVDGRRANSCLLLAVAMDGCDVVTVEGLAETDGTNGDLHPLQRAFLERDAFQCGYCTPGQLCSAVGMLAEAESGEPSVVTEPERAPGGPVPLTDEEIRERLSGNLCRCGAYPHIVEAVRDVIT; translated from the coding sequence ATGGAAAGCAGCGAGGGGCCCCGCAGCGGCCCCGGGACGGCGGTGCGATACGCGCCCTGGCCCCGCCCCAAGGACTCCCCCTCCGGCGCCACCGGATCGCAGGTGACCCTGCGCGTGAACGGCGCCTCCCACGCGGTCGAGGTCGACCACCGCACCACCTTGCTCGACCTCTTGCGTGAGCGGCTCGCCCTGACGGGCTCCAAGAAGGGCTGCGATCACGGCCAGTGCGGGGCGTGCACGGTGCTGGTGGACGGCCGGCGTGCCAACAGTTGTCTCCTTCTCGCCGTCGCGATGGACGGCTGCGACGTCGTGACCGTCGAGGGACTGGCGGAGACGGACGGCACGAACGGCGACCTCCACCCGCTCCAGCGCGCCTTCCTGGAACGCGACGCCTTCCAGTGCGGCTACTGCACGCCGGGCCAGTTGTGCTCGGCCGTCGGCATGCTGGCCGAGGCCGAGTCCGGCGAGCCGTCCGTGGTCACCGAGCCGGAGCGGGCGCCCGGCGGCCCGGTGCCGCTGACCGACGAGGAGATCCGCGAACGGCTCAGCGGCAACCTGTGCCGGTGCGGCGCCTATCCGCACATCGTCGAGGCGGTGCGGGACGTGATCACGTGA